A genomic window from Lotus japonicus ecotype B-129 chromosome 1, LjGifu_v1.2 includes:
- the LOC130739860 gene encoding uncharacterized protein LOC130739860 — MNSFQLYDETRHRTQNKWDAIATNSILWPSKPAQFVRDPLDMDVNEYGRALSPSSRTEAIVRGQRELMEMVRNMPESNYELSLKDLVEHQHWRDAPQENSEENEEEKKLKVYKKQGSARKVDKMAHVKRTGSNIDRGGFYLKVGFPFSFGSKDKKDKNKNNKKKNESSGNSSSKVSPKPSAKGVVDKEWWKKSPSACKGSKDSESGESNINSESMKSSGSSSSSNSNGSRRSSSRREKRGGRFCWYFIRRPKSQTKK, encoded by the exons ATGAATTCTTTTCAGTTGTATGATGAAACTAGACACAGAACACAGAATAAATGGGATGCTATTGCTACCAACTCAATTTTGTGGCCTTCAAAACCAGCTCAATTTGTAAGAGATCCTTTGGACATGGATGTTAATGAGTATGGAAGGGCTCTTTCCCCTTCGTCGAGAACCGAAGCCATTGTCAGAGGCCAGAGAGAGCTCATGGAAATGGTTCGGAACATGCCCGAATCAAACTATGAGCTCTCTCTGAAGGATCTCGTGGAGCATCAACACTGGCGTGATGCTCCACAAGAGAACTCAGAGGAAaatgaggaagaaaaaaaattaaaagtttaCAAGAAGCAAGGTAGTGCTAGAAAGGTTGATAAGATGGCACATGTGAAGAGAACTGGGAGCAATATTGATCGTGGAGGTTTCTACCTCAAAGTGgggtttcctttttcttttggatcTAAGGACAAGAAGGacaagaacaagaacaacaagaagaaaaatgaatcaTCTGGAAATAGCAGTTCAAAAGTTTCTCCTAAACCGTCGGCAAAGGGTGTTGTTGATAAGGAGTGGTGGAAGAAGAGCCCTTCAGCTTGTAAGGGTAGTAAGGATAGTGAGAGTGGTGAATCGAATATCAATAGTGAAAGCATGAAAAGCTCTGGTAGTAGCAGTAGTAGCAATAGCAACGGTAGCCGGAGAAGTAGCAGCAG GCGTGAGAAGCGTGGAGGTCGTTTTTGCTGGTATTTCATTCGCAGACCCAAAAGCCAGACAAAAAAATAG